One segment of Comamonas thiooxydans DNA contains the following:
- a CDS encoding DsbC family protein, with protein sequence MPRVVRGRLAAAAALFVGLTAGAIAADVSEKVAAQIKAGVNANTNGAVRVEQINTTPLTNIYEVISEGEIFYVNETGRYSFVGGSLMDLKSKTDLTALQQDKRMVIPFNKLPLQHAIKEVHGDGSRVMALFEDPFCPICRVFTKFVDQIDNVTICRFIFPITDRRSQSLARMAWCSRDRAGVWKAIMDGARPQLPESCNTDGLVEILKLGERYGMNNTPTVVLASGKRLVGATPPEQFMDELERGGRLKADQR encoded by the coding sequence ATGCCTCGCGTAGTGAGAGGCAGGCTTGCCGCAGCCGCGGCTTTGTTCGTTGGCCTGACCGCTGGAGCAATAGCTGCAGACGTATCAGAGAAGGTTGCGGCGCAGATCAAGGCCGGCGTCAACGCAAACACGAACGGAGCGGTGCGTGTAGAGCAAATCAATACAACACCGCTCACCAACATCTATGAGGTGATTTCCGAAGGGGAGATATTCTATGTGAATGAAACGGGTCGTTACAGTTTTGTCGGCGGCTCGTTGATGGATTTGAAGAGCAAAACAGACCTGACCGCCTTGCAACAAGACAAGAGGATGGTCATTCCATTCAACAAGCTTCCCCTGCAGCACGCGATTAAGGAAGTGCACGGAGATGGAAGCCGTGTGATGGCGCTCTTCGAAGACCCGTTCTGCCCCATTTGCCGAGTCTTCACAAAGTTTGTCGACCAGATCGACAACGTGACGATCTGTCGCTTCATCTTCCCTATCACTGATCGGCGAAGTCAATCTCTTGCACGGATGGCCTGGTGCTCACGCGACCGTGCCGGCGTGTGGAAAGCCATCATGGACGGCGCACGGCCGCAATTGCCCGAGTCGTGCAACACCGACGGTTTGGTAGAGATCCTCAAGCTCGGTGAGCGCTATGGCATGAACAACACGCCCACCGTGGTGCTGGCAAGCGGCAAGCGCTTGGTTGGCGCCACACCGCCCGAGCAATTCATGGATGAGTTGGAGCGTGGCGGTCGTTTGAAGGCGGACCAACGATGA